A stretch of the Malus domestica chromosome 08, GDT2T_hap1 genome encodes the following:
- the LOC103415452 gene encoding putative lipase ROG1: protein MATMDVEIGGDGVVRKEEPPPIEMKHRGSKKNAGKKKRSKSKGTMTTSGKKETFSYMPKFRGFRSKPETDKNGGFDMEVEDQTGEKMSPTHLIILVNGLIGSAKNWKYAAKEFLKRYPEDVVAHCSECNSSMLTFDGVDVMGERLAEEVISVIKCHPSVQKISFVGHSLGGLIARYAIGRLYERNITGELSQENGEHRRDGVEDPLLKQKVQRKIAGLEPMNFITSATPHLGSWGHNQVPVFCGVKPLEKVAARTSWCLGRSGRHLFLTDRNDGKPPLLLQMVHDTEDLKFISALQSFKRRVAYANVRFDHLVGWSTSSLRRKKELPKLKNLSRDDKYRHIVNVETIKSPSPQEELPLEAIASGPEKIDFEEEMIRNLTKMSWERVDVNFSRSKQRYLAHSTIQVKNTCLHSDGADVIQHMVDNFLV, encoded by the exons ATGGCGACGATGGATGTGGAGATCGGCGGCGATGGAGTCGTGCGGAAGGAGGAGCCGCCCCCGATCGAGATGAAGCACAGAGGGAGCAAGAAAAACGcggggaaaaagaaaaggagcaAAAGCAAGGGGACGATGACGACGAGCGGAAAAAAAGAAACGTTTTCTTACATGCCCAAGTTTCGGGGTTTCAGATCGAAACCCGAAACGGATAAGAATGGGGGTTTCGATATGGAGGTGGAGGATCAAACGGGTGAAAAAATGAGTCCGACCCATTTGATTATTTTGGTGAATGGTCTCATCGGCAG TGCTAAGAATTGGAAATATGCAGCAAAGGAGTTTCTGAAGAGATACCCAGAAGATGTTGTTGCTCACT GCAGTGAATGCAATTCTTCAATGTTAACATTTGATGGTGTTGATGTGATGGGAGAGAGATTAGCAGAGGAG GttatttctgtgataaaatgtcACCCGAGTGTACAGAAGATCTCGTTTGTTGGTCATTCGTTAGGTGGGCTTATAGCAAGATATGCCATTGGAAGGCTTTATGAACGAAACATCACAGGAGAACTATCTCAAGAAAATGGAGAACATAGGAGAGATGGAGTTGAGGATCCCTTGCTTAAACAAAAAGTCCAACGCAAAATTGCTGGACTGGAGCCCATGAATTTTATAACGTCCGCAACTCCGCACCTCGGTTCCTGGGGGCATAATCAG GTTCCAGTGTTTTGTGGCGTAAAACCCCTTGAAAAAGTAGCGGCTCGTACTTCATGGTGTCTAGGTAGAAGTGGAAGACATCTGTTTTTAACTGATAGGAATGATGGAAAACCTCCCCTTCTTCTTCAGATGGTCCAtgacactgaagatctcaaatTCAT ATCTGCACTGCAGTCCTTCAAGCGCCGTGTTGCCTATGCAAATGTTCGATTTGATC ACCTTGTGGGATGGAGTACATCATCTCTACGGCGTAAGAAGGAGCTGCCAAAG CTTAAAAATTTATCCAGAGATGACAAATATCGACATATTGTAAATGTGGAGACAATTAAAAGTCCAAGTCCTCAAGAAGAATTACCGTTGGAAGCCATAGCCAGTGGGCCCGAGAAAATTGATTTCGAAG AGGAAATGATCAGAAACTTGACCAAGATGAGCTGGGAACGGGTGGATGTGAACTTCAGCAGAAGTAAACAAAGATACCTTGCACACAGTACCATTCAG GTGAAAAACACCTGTCTACACTCTGATGGGGCTGATGTGATCCAACACATGGTTGACAATTTTCTTGTGTGA
- the LOC103428780 gene encoding RNA polymerase sigma factor sigC isoform X1 yields MGFGFRLNLLKSGFPLQRSHWQTASSPSQLSSASVRGREGSFNSARLSFLSIISEEGETSGKDTLKIYSCSSASPQILEDGFSNLEEIRFRRVPKSSSSNTTGNNQMPDGDFRSSKGLEACSAAHFSLLLKNLDALEETFANSDVLKLENEILSQLGRLGALQLFNAYLSRTLTSSSFFDLSDIPTVPIEEYKMDKKVDNDRGKTIVWSGKKEERRSRKRASDNARVSSELLSPKTTWEGFKPPTVSSAKRASNSRRRRLTIVLNEAELSTGVKVIAKLERVKATLEKETGTVATLSCWAEAAGVHKKVLLQKLHFGWYCQDELIRSTRSLVLYLARSYRGLGVAMDDLLQAGNLGLLQGAERYDPSRGYRFSTYVRYWIKKSMSRLVARHARGIQIPFTLSKAINQIQKARKATYNSQMKYPDDDEIAKITGLSLARIKSASTCLRVVGSIDEKMWDSSAGTFMEFTADKSIKSPEETVTRQHMKKDIHDLLKCLNSKERQVLVLRYGLNNYDPKSLEEIGKLFDVSKEWIRKIEKKALTKLRDDETHRSLSHYLNNW; encoded by the exons ATGGGGTTTGGTTTTAGGCTGAACCTCCTCAAGTCCGGCTTCCCACTTCAGCGTTCTCACTGGCAAActgcttcttctccttcccagCTCTCTTCTGCTTCTG TTAGAGGCAGGGAGGGCTCTTTCAACTCAGCAAGGCTGTCATTTCTGTCAATTATTTCTGAGGAAGGCGAGACTTCCGGTAAAGATACTCTGAAAATCTACTCTTGCTCATCTGCTTCCCCACAAATCTTAGAGGATGGCTTCTCAAATTTGGAAGAG ATAAGATTTAGGAGGGTGCCAAAGAGTAGTTCATCAAATACGACTGGGAATAACCAGATGCCTGACGGTGACTTTAGATCCAGCAAAGGCTTAGAAGCTTGCAGTGCAGCTCATTTTAGTTTGTTACTGAAAAATCTTGATGCTCTGGAGGAGACTTTTGCTAATTCGGATGTGTTAAAGTTGGAAAATGAGATACTTTCGCAGTTAGGAAGGCTTGGAGCTCTACAGTTATTCAATGCCTATCTGTCGAGAACTCTTACATCATCAAGTTTTTTCGATTTGTCTGACATACCTACGGTACCCATTGAAGAGTATAAGATGGATAAGAAAGTAGATAATGACAGAGGCAAGACTATTGTTTGGTCTGGGAAGAAGGAAGAACGAAGATCAAGGAAAAGAGCATCAGACAATGCTAGAGTTTCTTCTGAATTATTGTCTCCTAAAACAACTTGGGAAGGTTTTAAGCCGCCTACTGTTTCATCAGCAAAAAGAGCATCAAATTCTCGAAGGAGAAGACTTACAATTGTTCTAAATGAGGCAGAACTGTCAACTGGGGTTAAG GTGATCGCCAAATTGGAGAGAGTTAAGGCAACTTTGGAAAAGGAAACTGGTACCGTAGCTACCTTAAGTTGCTGGGCGGAAGCAGCTGGAGTTCACAAGAAGGTGCTGTTACAGAAATTACATTTTGGTTGGTATTGCCAGGATGAGCTTATAAGGAGCACTCGCTCCTTAGTCCTATACCTAGCTAGAAGCTATAGAGGGCTAGGAGTAGCCATGGATGATTTACTGCAG GCTGGAAACTTGGGTCTCCTGCAAGGTGCAGAAAGGTATGATCCCTCGAGGGGTTACAGATTTTCAACCTACGTCCGGTATTGGATAAAGAAATCAATGTCAAGATTGGTGGCACGGCATGCTAGGGGGATCCAAATTCCT ttcacGCTAAGCAAGGCAATAAATCAGATACAGAAAGCTCGCAAAGCCACTTACAACAGCCAAATGAAATACCCCGATGATGATGAAATTGCAAAGATTACAGGTCtttctttggcgagaatcaaatcaGCTAGCACATGCTTGAGAGTTGTGGGTTCGATAGATGAGAAGATGTGGGATAGCTCTGCTGGGACATTTATG GAATTTACAGCGGACAAATCAATAAAGAGCCCTGAAGAAACTGTAACGAGGCAACACATGAAAAAAGACATTCATGATCTGCTCAAGTGCTTGAACTCGAAGGAGAGGCAAGTGTTGGTGCTGCGATATGGACTAAACAACTACGACCCCAAGTCACTCGAGGAGATTGGAAAGCTTTTCGATGTGAGCAAGGAGTGGATACGGAAGATAGAAAAGAAAGCTCTCACGAAGCTAAGGGACGATGAAACACACAGAAGTTTAAGCCATTACTTGAATAACTGGTAG
- the LOC103428780 gene encoding RNA polymerase sigma factor sigC isoform X2 — protein sequence MPDGDFRSSKGLEACSAAHFSLLLKNLDALEETFANSDVLKLENEILSQLGRLGALQLFNAYLSRTLTSSSFFDLSDIPTVPIEEYKMDKKVDNDRGKTIVWSGKKEERRSRKRASDNARVSSELLSPKTTWEGFKPPTVSSAKRASNSRRRRLTIVLNEAELSTGVKVIAKLERVKATLEKETGTVATLSCWAEAAGVHKKVLLQKLHFGWYCQDELIRSTRSLVLYLARSYRGLGVAMDDLLQAGNLGLLQGAERYDPSRGYRFSTYVRYWIKKSMSRLVARHARGIQIPFTLSKAINQIQKARKATYNSQMKYPDDDEIAKITGLSLARIKSASTCLRVVGSIDEKMWDSSAGTFMEFTADKSIKSPEETVTRQHMKKDIHDLLKCLNSKERQVLVLRYGLNNYDPKSLEEIGKLFDVSKEWIRKIEKKALTKLRDDETHRSLSHYLNNW from the exons ATGCCTGACGGTGACTTTAGATCCAGCAAAGGCTTAGAAGCTTGCAGTGCAGCTCATTTTAGTTTGTTACTGAAAAATCTTGATGCTCTGGAGGAGACTTTTGCTAATTCGGATGTGTTAAAGTTGGAAAATGAGATACTTTCGCAGTTAGGAAGGCTTGGAGCTCTACAGTTATTCAATGCCTATCTGTCGAGAACTCTTACATCATCAAGTTTTTTCGATTTGTCTGACATACCTACGGTACCCATTGAAGAGTATAAGATGGATAAGAAAGTAGATAATGACAGAGGCAAGACTATTGTTTGGTCTGGGAAGAAGGAAGAACGAAGATCAAGGAAAAGAGCATCAGACAATGCTAGAGTTTCTTCTGAATTATTGTCTCCTAAAACAACTTGGGAAGGTTTTAAGCCGCCTACTGTTTCATCAGCAAAAAGAGCATCAAATTCTCGAAGGAGAAGACTTACAATTGTTCTAAATGAGGCAGAACTGTCAACTGGGGTTAAG GTGATCGCCAAATTGGAGAGAGTTAAGGCAACTTTGGAAAAGGAAACTGGTACCGTAGCTACCTTAAGTTGCTGGGCGGAAGCAGCTGGAGTTCACAAGAAGGTGCTGTTACAGAAATTACATTTTGGTTGGTATTGCCAGGATGAGCTTATAAGGAGCACTCGCTCCTTAGTCCTATACCTAGCTAGAAGCTATAGAGGGCTAGGAGTAGCCATGGATGATTTACTGCAG GCTGGAAACTTGGGTCTCCTGCAAGGTGCAGAAAGGTATGATCCCTCGAGGGGTTACAGATTTTCAACCTACGTCCGGTATTGGATAAAGAAATCAATGTCAAGATTGGTGGCACGGCATGCTAGGGGGATCCAAATTCCT ttcacGCTAAGCAAGGCAATAAATCAGATACAGAAAGCTCGCAAAGCCACTTACAACAGCCAAATGAAATACCCCGATGATGATGAAATTGCAAAGATTACAGGTCtttctttggcgagaatcaaatcaGCTAGCACATGCTTGAGAGTTGTGGGTTCGATAGATGAGAAGATGTGGGATAGCTCTGCTGGGACATTTATG GAATTTACAGCGGACAAATCAATAAAGAGCCCTGAAGAAACTGTAACGAGGCAACACATGAAAAAAGACATTCATGATCTGCTCAAGTGCTTGAACTCGAAGGAGAGGCAAGTGTTGGTGCTGCGATATGGACTAAACAACTACGACCCCAAGTCACTCGAGGAGATTGGAAAGCTTTTCGATGTGAGCAAGGAGTGGATACGGAAGATAGAAAAGAAAGCTCTCACGAAGCTAAGGGACGATGAAACACACAGAAGTTTAAGCCATTACTTGAATAACTGGTAG
- the LOC103441138 gene encoding uncharacterized protein: MARFRTPTLLLAFLSALVALTANPSHLLLASEDDDFPINDSDSYLFHQDYSPPAPPPPPPLPPSVSCTDDLGGVGSLDATCQIVSDSNLTSDVYITGKGNFYILPGVRFGCAIPGCAIIINITGNFSLGSNASLLAGAFELTACNASFLNGSALNTTALAGKPPPQTSGTPQGIDGAGGGHGGRGACCLVDKTKLPEDVWGGDAYSWSTLQRPASFGSRGGSTSKEVDYGGLGGGRVRLQVKELLVVEGSVLAEGGGGGNRGGGGSGGSIYIKAHKMTGSGRISACGGDGYAGGGGGRVSVDVYSRHDDPKIFVHGGNSYSCPENAGGAGTLYDAVPRSLIVSNHNKSTDTESLLMEFPYQPLWTNVYIQNKARATVPLLWSRVQVQGQISLLSDGVLSFGLQHYASSEFELLAEELLMSDSVIKVYGALRMTVKMFLMWNSKMLIDGGGEEAVETSLLESSNLVVLRGSSVIHSNANLGVHGQGLLNLSGPGDWIQAQRLVLSLFYSIHVGPGSVLRGPLENAASDSVTPKLYCENKDCPYELLLPPEDCNVNSSLPFTLQVCRVEDIIIEGLIKGSVVNFHRARTIAIHSSGEISASGMGCTGGIGSGNILSNGISSGGGHGGKGGVACYNGSCVEGGISYGNAKLPCELGSGSGYDLSAGLTAGGGIIIMGSSEHPLSSLSVEGAMTADGESFEGTVVEEKYALVDNTTGGPGGGSGGTILLFLRTLALGETAILSSVGGYGSSIGGGGGGGGRIHFHWSDIPTGDVYQPIASVDGSILAGGGVGRDQGGAGENGTLTGADCPKGLYGTFCEACPAGTYKNAIGSDRALCHHCPATQLPPRAIYIPVRGGVAEIPCPYKCISDRYHMPNCFTALEELIYTFGGPWLFGLLLIGLLILLALVLSVARMKLVGVDELPGPAPTQHGSQIDHSFPFLESLNEVLETNRAEESQSHVHRMYFMGPNTFGDPWHLPHTPPEQIKEIVYEGPFNTFVDEINSIATYQWWEGAMYIILSVLAYPLAWSWQQCRRRLKLQHLREFVRSEYDHACLRSCRSRALYEGIKVAATSDLMLAYIDFFLGGDEKRTDLPPRLHQRFPISLPFGGDGSYMAPFSLHSDNILTSLMSQSVPPTAWYRMVAGLNAQLRLVCRGRLRVTLQPVLRWLEHYANPALKIYGVRVDLAWFQATSFGYCHYGLVVDVLEEDSEPASVRNIDGEIRTEESRASYKEDSSGHLRESLLNQSRRSENFMRPKREYGGIIDANNLQTLEEKRDMFYLLSFILHNTKPVGHQDLVGLVISMLLLGDLSLVLLTLLQLYSISLVDVFLVLFILPLGILLPFPAGINALFSHGPRRSAGLARLYALWNLTSLFNVAVAFGCGYVHYSTQSSSKKHPFQPWSNMDESEWWIFPAGLLLCKVFQSQLVNWHVANLEIQDRSLYSNDFELFWQS; the protein is encoded by the exons ATGGCTCGCTTCCGCACTCCCACTCTCCTCCTCGCATTCCTCTCCGCCCTTGTTGCCCTAACCgcaaaccctagccacctcctccTCGCGTCCGAAGATGATGACTTTCCGATTAACGATTCCGATTCCTATCTCTTCCACCAAGACTACTCGCCGCCGGCTCCGCCACCTCCTCCGCCGCTCCCGCCGTCGGTCTCTTGCACCGATGACCTCGGCGGCGTCGGCTCtctggacgccacgtgtcagATAGTCTCCGATTCGAACCTCACCAGCGACGTGTACATAACAGGGAAGGGCAACTTTTATATCCTGCCCGGGGTGAGATTCGGCTGCGCGATTCCTGGCTGCGCGATAATTATTAACATTACTGGTAACTTTAGCTTAGGCAGCAACGCGTCGCTTTTGGCCGGGGCTTTCGAGCTCACGGCGTGCAATGCCAGCTTCCTCAACGGCTCGGCGCTGAACACGACGGCTTTGGCTGGGAAGCCGCCTCCGCAGACAAGTGGGACTCCGCAGGGGATAGATGGGGCGGGTGGGGGACACGGAGGGCGTGGGGCGTGTTGTTTGGTGGACAAGACGAAGCTTCCGGAGGACGTCTGGGGTGGGGATGCATACTCGTGGTCGACGCTGCAGAGGCCGGCTAGTTTTGGGAGCCGAGGCGGGTCGACGAGTAAGGAGGTGGATTATGGAGGTTTAGGGGGAGGGAGGGTGAGGCTCCAAGTGAAGGAATTGCTGGTGGTGGAGGGAAGTGTTTTGGCTGAAGGCGGTGGCGGAGGGAATAGAGGTGGCGGTGGTTCTGGTGGCAGTATCTACATTAAGGCTCATAAAAT GACTGGTAGTGGCAGGATAAGTGCCTGTGGTGGTGATGGTTAcgctggtggtggtggtggaagaGTGTCAGTTGATGTCTATAGCAGGCATGATGACCCCAAAATTTTTGTGCATG GAGGAAATAGCTATTCTTGTCCAGAAAATGCAGGCGGGGCTGGGACTTTATATGATGCAGTTCCTCGAAGCCTTATTGTTAGCAATCATAACAAGTCAACAGATACAGAATCACTTCTTATGGAATTTCCTTATCAGCCTCTTTGGACAAATGTTTATATTCAAAATAAGGCGAGGGCGACTGTCCCATTGCTTTGGAGTCGTGTCCAG GTGCAAGGACAGATAAGCCTTTTGAGTGATGGTGTGTTAAGCTTTGGACTTCAACATTATGCTTCATCAGAGTTTGAGTTATTGGCTGAAGAATTGTTGATGAGCGACTCTGTAATCAAA GTGTATGGGGCCTTACGCATGACTGTAAAAATGTTCTTGATGTGGAATTCCAAGATGCTCATTGATGGTGGAGGGGAAGAAGCTGTTGAGACATCCTTACTCGAGTCTAGCAACTTGGTGGTTCTCAGG GGATCATCTGTGATACACTCTAATGCAAATCTGGGAGTTCATGGACAAGGTTTATTGAACTTATCAGGACCTGGAGATTGGATTCAAGCACAACGTCTGGTTCTATCGCTATTCTACAGTATTCAT GTTGGACCGGGATCTGTTTTGCGTGGTCCTTTAGAGAATGCCGCATCTGATTCTGT AACACCAAAGCTTTATTGTGAAAACAAAGATTGCCCCTATGAGCTACTTCTTCCACCTGAAGATTGCAATGTGAACTCATCCCTGCCCTTTACTCTTCAG GTATGCCGAGTTGAGGATATCATTATTGAAGGCCTCATAAAAGGATCTGTTGTTAATTTTCACCGGGCAAGGACCATTGCTATCCATTCTTCTGGAGAAATAAGTGCATCAGGAATGG GTTGTACTGGTGGTATTGGCAGTGGCAACATTTTAAGCAATGGAATTAGCAGTGGTGGCGGGCATGGAGGTAAAGGTGGGGTGGCATGTTATAATGGCAGCTGTGTTGAGGGTGGAATCTCATATGGGAATGCAAAGTTGCCTTGCGAACTTGGTAGTGGAAGTGGATATGACCTTTCAGCTGGCTTAACTGCTGGCGGTGGTATTATCA TAATGGGTTCTTCAGAACATCCCTTGTCAAGTTTGTCTGTTGAAGGCGCGATGACAGCTGATGGTGAAAGTTTTGAAGGGACTGTTGTGGAGGAAAAGTATGCCCTTGTTGATAACACAACTGGAGGGCCTGGGGGTGGGTCTGGTGGAACTATACTTCTGTTCTTGCGAACACTAGCTCTTGGTGAGACTGCTATTCTTTCAAGTGTTGGGGGATATGGTAGTTCCATcggtggtggtggaggtggtggtggaagGATTCATTTTCATTGGTCAGATATTCCCACTGGAGATGTGTATCAGCCCATTGCAAGTGTGGACGGAAGCATCCTTGCAGG GGGAGGGGTGGGTAGAGACCAGGGTGGTGCTGGAGAAAATGGAACATTGACAGGTGCAGATTGCCCAAAAGGTCTCTATGGGACCTTTTGTGAG gcaTGTCCAGCTGGTACTTACAAGAATGCTATTGGGTCTGATAGGGCACTCTGTCATCATTGTCCTGCTACTCAGCTTCCCCCTCGTGCGATTTATATTCCTGTCCGAG GTGGTGTTGCTGAGATTCCTTGTCCTTACAAATGCATTTCAGACAGATATCACATGCCAAACTGTTTTACAGCTCTTGAAGAATTGATTTACACATTTGGTGGGCCTTGGCTATTCGGTCTTCTTCTGATTGGGCTCCTCATCCTGTTGGCTTTGGTACTCAGTGTTGCACGTATGAAATTGGTTGGGGTTGATGAATTACCAGGCCCTGCTCCCACTCAACATGGCTCACAAATAGACCActctttccctttcctagaGTCATTGAATGAG GTTTTAGAAACAAACAGGGCTGAGGAGTCACAGAGCCATGTGCACCGGATGTATTTTATGGGTCCTAATACTTTTGGTGATCCTTGGCATTTGCCCCACACACCTCCAGAACAAATAAAAGAGATTGT ATATGAGGGGCCATTCAATACATTTGTCGATGAGATTAATTCCATAGCCACTTATCAGTGGTGGGAGGGAGCAATGTACATCATTCTTTCTGTTCTTGCATACCCGCTTGCATGGTCATGGCAGCAGTGCCGCCGAAGATTGAAATTGCAACATCTACGTGAATTTGTTCGATCGGAGTATGATCATGCCTGCTTACGGTCCTGCCGTTCGCGTGCTTTGTATGAAGGGATTAAG GTAGCTGCAACTTCTGATTTAATGCTAGCATATATCGACTTCTTCCTTGGTGGTGATGAAAAGAGAACTGATCTTCCCCCCCGTTTACATCAAAGATTTCCTATTTCATTACCCTTTGGAGGTGATGGAAGTTACATGGCCCCTTTCTCACTTCACAGTGATAACATTCTTACAAGCCTCATGAGTCAG TCAGTCCCGCCTACCGCATGGTACCGTATGGTTGCTGGTTTGAATGCACAGTTACGCTTAGTTTGCCGTGGACGGCTAAGAGTTACACTTCAGCCTGTCCTTCGGTGGCTAGAACATTATGCCAATCCTGCCTTGAAGATTTATGGTGTACGTGTTGATCTTGCCTGGTTTCAGGCTACATCTTTTGGTTATTGTCATTATGGGCTCGTGGTGGATGTTCTTGAAGAAGACAGTGAACCTGCCTCTGTTAGGAACATTGATGGAGAAATACGAACTGAAGAATCACG TGCAAGCTACAAAGAAGATTCATCTGGTCATTTGAGAGAATCGCTCCTAAACCAGTCTCGCAGAAGTGAAAATTTTATGAGGCCAAAAAGAGAATACGGAGGGATTATAGATGCTAACAACTTACAAACGCTTGAAGAAAAGAGAGACATGTTTTATCTTCTCTCTTTTATACTTCATAATACTAAACCTGTTGGACACCAG GATCTTGTTGGTTTGGTCATCTCAATGCTTCTTTTAGGAGATTTGAGCTTAGTTTTGCTTACATTACTCCAGCTGTATTCGATTTCATTGGTGGACGTCTTTCTGgttctatttattttacccCTTGGCATACTTCTCCCGTTTCCTGCTGGTATCAATGCTCTATTCAGTCATGGACCTAGACGCTCTGCTGGGCTTGCACGTCTTTATGCTTTGTGGAACCTTACATCCTTGTTTAATGTT GCGGTTGCTTTTGGTTGCGGTTACGTTCATTATAGCACTCAATCATCAAGTAAAAAGCATCCCTTTCAACCGTGGAGTAACAT GGACGAAAGTGAATGGTGGATTTTTCCCGCCGGTCTGCTGCTTTGTAAAGTTTTTCAATCCCAGCTAGTCAATTGGCACGTTGCGAATCTGGAGATTCAGGACCGTTCGTTGTACAGCAATGATTTTGAGCTCTTCTGGCAGTCGTGA
- the LOC114826512 gene encoding glutamyl-tRNA(Gln) amidotransferase subunit C, chloroplastic/mitochondrial, whose product MGSRALLLLKGLSCSSLPKKLLFPKVLPPRNINWVRTNCSTPKSSGLPLEPPDLPRLAETARITLTPHEVEEFAPKIGQVIDWFGQLQAVDLETVEPSIRADTEGDSFREDIPETFENREAMIAAVPNYEEQYIKVPKVLNKE is encoded by the exons ATGGGAAGCAGAGCTTTGCTTCTACTGAAGGGATTATCTTGTTCCTCGCTACCCAAGAAGCTGCTTTTCCCAAAAGTCCTTCCTCCTCGTAACATCAATTGGGTTCGAACAAATTGCTCGACACCCAAAAGCAGCGGCCTTCCTTTGGAGCCTCCGGACTTGCCACGCTTGGCCGAGACTGCTCGAATTACTCTGACCCCTCATGAG GTAGAAGAATTTGCTCCCAAAATTGGGCAAGTCATAGATTG GTTTGGACAGCTTCAAGCTGTTGATCTTGAAACTGTGGAGCCCTCAATCAGAGCAG ATACTGAAGGCGATAGTTTCCGTGAAGATATTCCTGAAACGTTTGAGAACAG GGAGGCCATGATTGCTGCCGTTCCAAACTATGAGGAGCAGTATATTAAAGTTCCCAAAGTCTTGAACAAGGAGTAG